ACCAGGCCGGCATCACGCCGTACCTGGTTAACGCCGCCGAGGGTTTGTCGCCGGAGGATGAGGCGATGCTCGCTGCTGCCGGCATCGGCTTCACCAACATCGTGGACCGGTTCACGCCCCGCGCGAGCGAGCTGAGCAACGACGAGCTGCGCGCCGGCGGCGAGGCGCTGTTGGGCAAGGTGCGGCACTTCCAACCCGCTGGGCTCATGGTTGCAGGTATTGGGGCCTACAGGACTGCTTTTCGACGGCCGCGGGCAGCCCGTGGCCCCCAAGAACCGATCGGGTCAACCCGGGTGTGGGTGGTGGGCAATCCCTCGGGGTTGAACGCGCACGAAACCGTGGCGTCGCTCGCACAAAGCTACCGCGAAGCCTATGACGCGCTCACCCAAAATGCCGTGTAATATGCCCCGGCGTGGATAATACGCAAACTGCACAGGACCGCTCGGCGTTCGTCGCCACGCTCGGTTTCCCAATCCTTGTCATCATCGGCGGCTTGCTCGGCTACTTCGCCCCCGCGGTGATCGAGCCGATCTCCGGGTGGACCACCTGGCTGCTCG
Above is a genomic segment from Corynebacterium sp. CNCTC7651 containing:
- a CDS encoding mismatch-specific DNA-glycosylase yields the protein MHDRNLADAAVWIVGINPGARSEAVDAPFAHPGNRFWPALHQAGITPYLVNAAEGLSPEDEAMLAAAGIGFTNIVDRFTPRASELSNDELRAGGEALLGKVRHFQPAGLMVAGIGAYRTAFRRPRAARGPQEPIGSTRVWVVGNPSGLNAHETVASLAQSYREAYDALTQNAV